Proteins encoded together in one Labrus mixtus chromosome 18, fLabMix1.1, whole genome shotgun sequence window:
- the LOC132992781 gene encoding neurexin-3a-like, with amino-acid sequence MDLIGFSIRLQVFLSTCLGLEFLGTPGQWARYLRWDASTRGDLSFQFKTDASEALLLYFDDGGYCDFLQLAVVEGRLQLRFSIDCAETTVVSDRRVDDGSWHFATLSRYNLRTVMILDGQVKADEVRPQRLFMKIISDLFLGGVPQDIHSAALTLPTVRNMQPFKGSITDLKYGVSQPLFLGSLKVPLESEGWCTVNPCENGGTCSVVDGEPVCDCSKTEYKGRFCSEGVNNNMPGLAHMMAEQAKSKGTAFSQSFLFRLYEKRRLLCECLRALMCLLVSVSFVMLSH; translated from the exons ATGGATCTTATTGGTTTTTCTATCAGGCTGCAGGTGTTCCTCAGTACATGTCTGGGACTGGAGTTTTTAGGGACACCAGGTCAGTGGGCACGCTACCTCCGCTGGGACGCCAGCACCCGCGGCGACCTTAGCTTCCAATTCAAGACAGACGCGTCCGAAGCGCTGCTGCTGTACTTTGACGACGGAGGCTACTGTGACTTTCTGCAGCTGGCGGTGGTGGAGGGTCGACTGCAGCTGCGCTTCAGCATCGACTGCGCTGAGACCACAGTGGTGTCCGATAGACGGGTGGATGATGGCAGTTGGCACTTTGCCACCCTGAGCAGGTATAACCTGCGCACGGTGATGATACTGGACGGCCAGGTCAAAGCAGACGAGGTGCGACCTCAACGtctgttcatgaaaatcatCAGTGACCTGTTCCTTGGTGGAGTGCCTCAGGACATCCACAGCGCAGCGCTCACACTGCCCACAGTGCGAAACATGCAGCCCTTCAAGGGCTCAATCACAGACCTCAAATATGGCGTCTCACAGCCACTCTTCCTGGGAAGCCTTAAGGTGCCCCTGGAGTCAGAGGGATGGTGCACGGTGAACCCGTGTGAAAACGGCGGGACATGCTCAGTGGTGGACGGAGAGCCGGTGTGTGACTGCTCCAAAACAGAGTACAAGGGCCGCTTCTGCAGCGAAG GGGTCAACAACAATATGCCAG GCCTTGCACACATGATGGCAGAACAAG CTAAAAGCAAAGGTACAGCTTTTTCCCAATCTTTCCTTTTCCGCCTGTATGAAAAGCGCCGCTTGCTCTGTGAGTGTTTGAGAGCTCTAATGTGTTTGCTTGTCAGTGTCTCTTTTGTAATGCTTTCTCACTGA